The sequence AGAGCTCGCCACCACATGAACCTGGACAATTTAGATAAGGCATTACACGATTTGGGCATGTTGAGTGCACTAACGGAGGCGCGGCGTGAATATTTACGTGAGTCTAGATCTAATTTGGGCGTAATGCGTCTTAACACTCGATACGTGTCGAATGTCACCGTTGGGTATTGTATGAAACGGAGTACAAACAAAAACAGACTTTGCCCGTATGTGTTGCCCGTCAGGCACAGAACTAAAAGTGAAAACTCGGACGCGATGGGTTGCGACGCGAGCGATTCGAGCTGTGACTTCAAATACTTGTTGGAGCCTTCCACGAGTACCTGTTCACGAGAGAGCGACATGAAAAGTCCAGCAAAGCGCTGCCAGTCGCTAGAGAATCTCAACCTCACGGCAGAAGCCCCACCGAAGCCCGAAACCTCACCTGATATGGACTGTGTGTCGACGAGGATTCAGAAGTTACAAGTTGATGAAtgatattcaaattaaaaatcatcCCAATATAGTTATATACATGTCActaaacacacacacattgtAACAATTTGCAACTGGCAGGATATTGTTCTGAGATTCCTTAAGTTGGTTACAGCATGTGTACTATGGTGGTGCTAATTTGGTACACAAATCTCTAAGTTTCAATAACAGCAGTGCAATGTtccaagaaaataaaaaaaccaacaCATGTTtagaaattttgtagaaacaaaTTAGCACCTTAATGTTCACAATTTAATTTATCCATTCAGCACCTATATTGTACTAGATAAAGTGGAAATATAGTGGATAATATGATAAATCAATAATGCCCGTGCCGTAATACATATATTAACATTTCTCTAGTCCCTGTCAGTTTGTATGTTGTCTGGATTACCGTGATTTGTGACTAGTAAATGTTAGAATTTCAGTGATAATAATATGGACTATTGATGTATTTTTCTGTGTACGCATTTGTATGATAGTATGAAAGAATAGTAAATACTGATCATAAATGTTCCTAGATGGTAAATTAATTTTGCATGTTACTCTGGAACACTGTATTGTTTAGTTAGGAGTTTTCAATTATGAAGCAAATTGCTCAACAGTTTTGTTAAGGCTTGTACACACACAGAGTGACAGCAACTGCATGGCAGTATGTCACACTGAACAGGTATACAATTTGTAATACACAGTACTGTATCAAGCAAGTCACACTGCAGTGGAGATTAAATGGCTTCATACAGTTCTTTGTATTACAACTTTATGGAGCTGTGTTTGACACATCACCACTGCACATGATGTGTATGGCCAAGCCTTTAGCATATTATTTTCTATAGACACTTGTGCTAATTTGCTAGTACAAATCTCTAAACAAAATTGATAGATGTAAAAGTAATGCTATAGTTTTTGACAGATGCAGAAAAAGATGTCACTATTTTTAAACCTGTCCTTtgtttagagattatgtacaatagaattagcaCTAGATACTATACCATTATATTAATTTCTTCCAAAATATCTcacttttattttatgaaatcaaAAACATGAAGTATTGAatttttacacttgttattttaataaagaggttgagctgatattttcaaaatatttaagcTAATAGTGACCAAGAATGTTAATTTTgcttagattattattttggtCTGAGGAACTTACTTAACTTACTATTCATCAAATAATAAACCACCATCGTCATCACCTGGAAGTTGTAGTATTTTTATAGTTACCTATGTTAAATAGTTGTGATTAATgagaacaattttattttattgttgtcaCTAATGTGCTCACTTCACGTTGGCCTAACGCGGTCCGCCGCAAATCTTGATGTGTGCACCAAACCTGTTTAGTCGGCAAGCTGGCACGAGAGCGATAGGCTAAAGCGGATAGAGCGATAGTGGGGACGAGTCATAAgatgtgtattttattttaaaagactTCCACTTTGAGAATattgagtttatttattttgtcatttaaATTGTAAGTGTTTTTACAAATTTCGTGTGATTAGTGCTGTACTGTAAATGGTTGTTATTGGTAAGTTAGAACGATCTCATCTGTTGCAGCTTTGTAACATAGACTAAAAGAAAAGATAGATAGGAAATTTTAAACCCCCATAAAGCCTGCTCTACACTGGCGTGCGAATCATGGCGCGAAATATTAGCGTGGATGGTTGTTTCGCGCCGCGATTTGCAAACGAGTGAAGAGCGTGCAGTGCGTTTTAGTTGCGTGTTCGCTTCAACTGCATCCATGGAATTGTCGCCTAACACAGAATAAAGACCCTAAAGCAAATAAGTATTTATGTACAAAGCAGTATGTTGCGTCATTGTGGCATGACGCAAACAGTGTTTAAAACACTGTGTCATTTAAAAAGAAAcagttttaaacatgttttctGATCTGGTTTTAAACAGAATGTCTTATCttctaaaatctttaaaaatctaatctttttaaaaaagcCAAAAGTGCTGATTGTCACTGAGGTATTGATCAGGTAAGAATGGAAAATCTGTTTGAAACACAGACAATTACTTAACAGATTTGAGGAAACATTTAAAGGATATTATTTCCATAAGAAAAAGCTTCTTAGTAAAATATCTATTACGAATTGCTTGCCAAATCAAATGTCTTAATGATCTTAAATTGTGGCATCACACAAACACAAACTGGCTTTACTTAAAATGTTTTCGAGATCCATCtatctttttttctttagtcAGTAcattaatagtaggtaataaaattattttaaaagagtCAAAGTTCACTTCTCACAACCACCGTTTTGCTTTTGTAACTTAGAAAATAgttggtaataaataatatgtttgttaacatattttgttattttgttttcttattttaacaaatattttaaataaatattgccTTGAAATATATATAGCAGTTTGattattatgttttcaaaatcACGCTTAAATCTTTCCAAAAGCTGTAACAGCCTTGTAGATTTAATCACTGATCTTATGAATTATTGGTAATACAAATAAATCCTGCGTGTTGTCTATTTTTTTGCTGAATGTTATCCAAATCTGTATAGCCGCTTCTTTTTCATAGCTGCTGTGTCATGATAACAATTAATTGAATGTATAGAAAGACTACTGAACAAAAATTGTGTTCCATAGAGGTCATAGTTCATTGAAACTACCCAGCACCCGACCTGCATTGCCTCACCTCGCTACGGAGAATGTAGCGAGcgtatgtagtatgtacatcacactattattataagagaaagtttgtatgtatgtgtgtgtatgtgtaagtttgttactccttcacgcaaaaactactggacggattgggctgaaatttagaatggagatagataccctggattagcacataggctactttttatcccggaaagtcaaagagttcccacgggaattttaaaaaacctacatccacgcgaactatcgcgggtatcagctagtataagtCTATATGAAAAATAGTAACCGTACGAGGCGAGGCGGTGCAGGTCGGGTGCCGGGTTGCTCTAATAAGCTATGACCTTCAAGCTGTAAAACCAAACTCAGTGCGGTTAATTCTGATTATCTATTAGAAAAAACAATAGGCTATAATTAAATCACTTTATTCACTTGACTGTCGCTGTAACACTTAGGATAGGtaacaaaaatctgtttaaataatattgCATTAAAATTATTGCTCATCGATGCACTGATCGGATTACAAAGCCTTCACTTTGAGTTGTTTCATTTTGGGCGCCTTGCGTTTCTGCTGGCGCTTTTGTTCTTTTAACTCCCAACGGCGTTGCTTCTCTGGGTCGTCCTCCTATAACAAGCAggacattaaattaaaaaaaaaaaaaacactacaaaaaagcaggtcaagtgcgagtctcgCACACAAAGGGATACATCTAAGACTTCTAtctagaacactgcaagttaatgacggacagcgccatctatatgtgatttaaatgatttaataacctaattaatatattttcttgAATAATTTTCTTGTGATGTAAACACGAAGtcagggttttcggattttttcctttacttgtgctataagacctctctacctgccaaatttcatgattctaggtcaacgggaagtaccctataggttttcttgtgagacagatagacaacaaactgatcctataagggttccgtttttccttttgaggaaggaaccctaaaaaaattaaaaaccataaacaaaatacaataataaaacaaGGCAGTACTCACTGCCAGTATCTTCTCCTTCTCTTGctttctcttctcttctctccTCAGCGCGGCTTGCTCCTGCCTGGCGGCGTGTGCTCCGCGCACCCACGCCTCGGCCGCCTTCTGACGACGCTTCTCACATTTGGACAACGcctgaaaaaatttaaaagataatTCATATTAATAAAGCGAAAGCGTGCTTGCTACTTATCTTGTCGCGGTCaaaccgcttaaccgattttgaggaaagGTACAGGGATAGCCGGCATCCCGGAGATAGACATATTGGCTAGTTTTTATTCCAGAGAATGAACAAAATCTAAAATCTACGCCGATGAAATCGcaaggcatcatctagtttaataaaaaaaaagtctttTTACTTTTTCAGGGCCTATCATATTGAAACTGTAGGGTATAGAAACAAGACAGCGTGGTTTCCTAGAGCGGGCTTTGACATCGTAATGTCCTAGATAACGGGCTAAATAATAGCTGGACGAAGCAGAAGCGAaaactgacacactttcgcatttacattaGTGTGGATATTACTATGAGGTACCGTGTGAAATAAACTACGAAAAGATTCCGAAGGCatacttctaggcaagcacgcttcatcttaggctgcatcatcacttgctaacaggtctgattgcagccaagcgctagtctatacatataattaaaaaaaaaatgaaggaACATTTAAGGTATGTACGTCAGTTTAAGAATGTGTACCTCTTTGCTCAACCGCAGCCTCTTGATCTTGTCTAGCAAGTAGAACACGAGCAGCAGCAGCGGTCGGACTTCCTCGCCGCCGCCGTCGGGGCCCAACGCCAGGCTGACTAGCATCACTCGCTCCGTGTCCGGAGGCTTGGTCGCTACTGTTTCCCTGTACAAAAAATGTTCATGCAAATCTGAAGTTTCACTTCTTTCGcatatacaaaatatacactAAAGTGAAACTTCAGATAGCTTCAAAAGTAAGTCCACCATCTCAAAATGACAACCATTTCAAACCTAGAAATGGGTGTCATTTTGGTAATCAGCAACCTGAGTTACCTTGAAAATTATATACTCTTAtgcatttttcaaaaatgtatcTCCGTTTTGTAATTGAAAATGGATAATATCCCAGAAAAAATCAGAAATGACATCcagtaccaattttttttactagatTTGAAAGTCTTGCTTTGGTGGCTGTTTTGCAATATAGTAAAGAACCACCTTTAAATCAATTGGTTAAGCAACGTCGCTTCAGCCCATCCGACATTAGTGAAAGCACAATGTAAGCCACATTGTGTTTCTACTGCTGTCGGATGGGCCTCCGATAGCActgttattatttacaaattcatTTTAAAACACACTCACTCCATCTGTTTGGGACCGCAATAGCGGTCGGACACGTGTATGTATTGCACGTTCTTGTGGTACTGCTCCAAGGCGGCAGTGACCCGCGCGTCCAGCAGCCCCGCCGTCGCTTCAGCGCATTCCGACAGCACCGAGAGCGCTGCAGGGAGCCCGTGCTTGTCGCCTGGCCGCTTCTCCGGGCAGAACATGCTCTGTGAAAAAAGTTACAGAACTCAGTCAGTCAATAAAACTGACACGACAACTTCTAACTGAAAAGTCAACTGTAAAATCAAGGCACAATGTGGCTTGTGACACGGACGGATTTGCCATTCCTTCCAAGATATACCTTGGTAAATGCCAAGTAGCAGGGACCAGCCTTTCAgggaatttcattaaaaaaaaaaaatactttaccaGGTCCTGCATTTCTTTAGCGAGGCGGGTGGCGATCTTTTTCTGCGCAACACACAGCACGTAGGGGTCGCTGTCGTCTTTGCCAAGTTCCACACGAATGAGTAAAGTGTCCGGAGTGGGTCGCACTACCCCTAATAGCACGTGCACAAGATCTTGACGCTGTAAATaaaatctaatattattatcggGAATGTGCACGATCTAGCGTCATCGTAGTTTTCGTATCATGCATCGTCTAAAGTCTAGACTCTATGATTCTAAACTCCTAGTCAATCACTACATGATTATTTTCTAGGGAAGTTTCTTTTTGTGTCGGCTTGTTTATTGTCCAGTATTCCGATTTTCTTTAGCCTTGTTAGTCTAGTGTACTGTTTGTAATCTCGTTTTTAGTTTTCATGATTTATTTAGTTAACCGTCTAGCTACCATTTGGTCTGTTGCATCATTTATCTTCATAATATTCCTTCTTCATTAtctataatatcactagtgagattgtaatatcacggctttgacaatataactgcagcatattataatattatacctttaTAAGTTTCAGTGTAAGAAGCATTCCCTCACAACACTGTCTACCGCTACACCACATGGTGAAACAGTGCTCGGCCTCCCGGCGCCACCCGCGCTCGTCGCCCGCCGCGACCAC comes from Maniola jurtina chromosome 17, ilManJurt1.1, whole genome shotgun sequence and encodes:
- the LOC123873508 gene encoding PAT complex subunit CCDC47 isoform X2; translated protein: MRIIILSLTLLLCSVYITQAYEDQTLEDDDFAEFEQFEVDDEEAQDGDFSDEDVPVLKPKLSPNKDQFEANIDIDDDIIVEDEDSEFEHFQDPEEFEGFQDTTPKSSEQPKITISKVPIMVRPRWDAYWLEGILCCLLAAYALAYAVGRAKNTSIATNFLKLHKPLLDDNFTLVGETGHDVVAAGDERGWRREAEHCFTMWCSGRQCCEGMLLTLKLIKRQDLVHVLLGVVRPTPDTLLIRVELGKDDSDPYVLCVAQKKIATRLAKEMQDLSMFCPEKRPGDKHGLPAALSVLSECAEATAGLLDARVTAALEQYHKNVQYIHVSDRYCGPKQMEETVATKPPDTERVMLVSLALGPDGGGEEVRPLLLLVFYLLDKIKRLRLSKEALSKCEKRRQKAAEAWVRGAHAARQEQAALRREEKRKQEKEKILAEDDPEKQRRWELKEQKRQQKRKAPKMKQLKVKAL
- the LOC123873508 gene encoding PAT complex subunit CCDC47 isoform X1, encoding MNCNNLVLSSRNMRIIILSLTLLLCSVYITQAYEDQTLEDDDFAEFEQFEVDDEEAQDGDFSDEDVPVLKPKLSPNKDQFEANIDIDDDIIVEDEDSEFEHFQDPEEFEGFQDTTPKSSEQPKITISKVPIMVRPRWDAYWLEGILCCLLAAYALAYAVGRAKNTSIATNFLKLHKPLLDDNFTLVGETGHDVVAAGDERGWRREAEHCFTMWCSGRQCCEGMLLTLKLIKRQDLVHVLLGVVRPTPDTLLIRVELGKDDSDPYVLCVAQKKIATRLAKEMQDLSMFCPEKRPGDKHGLPAALSVLSECAEATAGLLDARVTAALEQYHKNVQYIHVSDRYCGPKQMEETVATKPPDTERVMLVSLALGPDGGGEEVRPLLLLVFYLLDKIKRLRLSKEALSKCEKRRQKAAEAWVRGAHAARQEQAALRREEKRKQEKEKILAEDDPEKQRRWELKEQKRQQKRKAPKMKQLKVKAL
- the LOC123873511 gene encoding uncharacterized protein LOC123873511, with product MKCNEYEKSRARHHMNLDNLDKALHDLGMLSALTEARREYLRESRSNLGVMRLNTRYVSNVTVGYCMKRSTNKNRLCPYVLPVRHRTKSENSDAMGCDASDSSCDFKYLLEPSTSTCSRESDMKSPAKRCQSLENLNLTAEAPPKPETSPDMDCVSTRIQKLQVDE